Part of the Vagococcus jeotgali genome, ACTATACGATGAGAGACAGTAGCTAGTAATAAATTAATTTCAGCTGTTGTAGGAGAAGTTTCATAAACACTTTCTGCAGTTTTGTGACCAAATTGTCGATTAAACTTTCGAATCCATACAGATAGAAATTGATTAGCCTCCTCTATAGAATGTATATTTGCTATCTCAAGATCAACAGGCAATCTTGATTGCACTGTCCCATTTAAACGTTCTACACGACCTTTCGCTTGAGGAATAGAGGATGTTTTTATGTCAATACCTAATTGATGACAAGCAAACCCAAACTGCGTGAACGTATCTTCTTCTACAGCTTTTGTTGATTTTCTGTTGTACTCAAAGACGGTTCGTTTATCTGTTAGAAAAGTGGCAGGAATCCCTTGTTTTGTCAGAATTTGATGAAGAACATGGTAATAACCATTGAGCGTTTCCTGTTGGTCAAAATAAGCGCCAACAATATTACCTGATGCGTCGTCAATAGCTAAATGAAGATGAGTTATTTGATTTCCAAACCAATTATATGAACTAGCATCTAATTGAATTAATTCTCCTTTGTATTTTTTTCTAGGTCGACTAGGATGGGTCTTTTCAGGGAGTTCTAGGTAGTCTTCAGCTCTTGGAACCAATAGGTTCTCTGATTGTTTGGTTTGTTGACCTTCTTGCTTTATTAATTGTTTGAGTCTTCTTTTTGTCTTTTTTTGAGCCTTTGGTGAAAGTATTTTTGCTTTGTACAGGATGCTTCTAATTGTAGTATCTGTATAACAGATATGATGGTCGTTTTTCAGTATTTCAGTAAAATGCCTAATATTTGGTTTAATACTAAACGATTGATAACTAGTGATTATTTGTTGTTTTACTTTTTCAGGCACAGAGTGCTTATTTTTTCTCCCTCGATTTTTATGGACAAATGCTGATTTACCATTTTCCCTGTATGATTTCACTAAACGGTTAATTTGTCGTATAGATAAATTAAGTTCAACACTAGCTCTCTTTTTTTGTTTTTTATTTTCAGCGACAGCTTTAATAACTTGATACTTTTTGGTTTCATTCATTGTTAGATTTATCCTTTTCATAAAGTTATTTTATCATTTTGGGACATTTTGTCTTTCGACCTACTTAGGACATTATCACTTTCGAATGATATTAGTAGAGAGTTACCTTGGTAATCACTTGACTTTTAACAATATCTTTAGTATTTTAGTTAATAATATCAATGAAAGAGATGCTTATTTTCATGTTTAGTCAGAGAGGGTATATGTGGTGAGAGTACCTAGAAAAAAAGCAGACACTCTGGAGATAGATGGTTAACCCCATTCCGTTTACGAAGGTTATATCGTAAGAGAGAAAAAATAAGGGATTATTTTTTCTAAAATTAGGTGGTACCGCGTGTAAGTGATTATTCGCCCTTGTTGTTATTTACGCAAGGGCTTTTTTTATTGAAAAAGACTAAGGAGAGTTTTATTAATGGATAAAAGAACAAATTATTGTGGTTTAATATCAGAAAAAGAATTAGGTGAAGAGGTCGTTGTTAAGGGCTGGATTCAAAAACGTCGTGATTTAGGTGGTCTGATTTTTATCGATTTAAGAGATAGAGAAGGCATTGTTCAAGTTGTTTTTAATCCTGAAGTCTCAAATGAAGCTTTAGAAATTGCTGATTCATGTCGAAGTGAGTATGTGATTGGTGTTAAAGGTAAGGTTGTTAAGCGTGGTGATTCTGCAGTTAACCCTAAGATGAAAACAGGGACAATTGAAATTATAGCCGAGGATATAGTTGTATATAATGAAGCAAAAACACCTCCTTTTGTGATAGAAGATGATCAAACAATTAGTGATGATGTACGTATGACGTATCGTTATATGGATATTCGTCGCCCGTCAATGATGAATACGTTAAAATTACGTCATGATGTGAGTAATGTTATTCGTAATTATTTAAATGATCATGGTTTTATGGATGTAGAGACACCTTACTTAAATAAATCAACCCCAGAAGGCGCTCGTGATTATCTAGTACCATCGCGCGTTCATCCTGGACATTTTTATGCTCTACCACAATCACCGCAAACAACGAAACAGTTGTTAATGGGTGCTGGTGTGGATCGTTATTATCAAATTGTTCGTTGTTTTAGAGATGAAGATTTACGTGGAGATCGTCAGCCAGAGTTTACCCAAGTCGATATTGAAACAAGTTTTTTAAGTGCTGAGGAGATCCAAACTTATACAGAAAATATGTTAGCTAAAGTAATGAAAGATGTGATGAAACAAGAAATCACGTTACCATTCCCACGTATGACTTATGACGATGCTATGGATAGATACGGAAGTGATAAGCCAGACACACGCTTTGGTATGGAGTTAATTGATTTAAAAGATGCTGTTAGGGATGTTGAATTTAAAGTATTTCAAAATGCACTTTCAACTGGCGGTCAAGTAAAGGCTCTTAATGCTAAAGGAGCAGCTGGTAATTATTCTCGTAAAGATTTAGATAAATTAGGTGAATGGTTAGCTCAGTTTGGTGCTAAGGGACTTGCCTGGGTTAAAGTAGAAGAAGATGGACTTAAGGGTCCAATTGCTAAGTTTTTAACAGAATCTACTGATGCCATTAAAGAAGCGACACAAGCTGAAGTGGGTGATTTGTTATTATTTGCAGCAGATACAAGCTCAGTTGTAGCATCATCTCTTGGTGCGCTACGTAATCGTTTAGGTAAAGAGTTAGATTTAATTGATACAGATAAATTTAATTTCTTATGGATTGTGGATTGGCCACTTTTAGAGTATGACGAAGAAGCAGGCAGATATGCTGCAGCTCATCATCCATTTACTATGCCAAAAGAAAGTGATATTGAGTTATTATCAACTGCACCAGAAAAAGCATATGCACAAGCATATGATGTTGTCTTAAATGGTTATGAATTAGGTGGAGGATCACTTAGAATTTATCAACGTGACCTTCAAGAAAAAATGTTTGAAGCATTAGGTTTTACTAAAGAATCAGCAGCTTCACAGTTTGGCTTCTTATTAGACGCACTAGAATATGGTTTCCCACCACATGGGGGAATTGCTTTAGGATTAGACCGTTTAGTGATGTTACTTGCTAAGAAAGATAATATCCGTGACGTCATTGCCTTTCCTAAAAATAGCCGTGCAGCTGACTTAATGACATCAGCTCCAAGTACTCCCTCAGCTGACCAATTAGAAGAATTATCTTTGCGTGTCACAAAGGAGGAAAAATAATCAATCTATCATGGATTGAGGAGAATAAATGATGGAAAAAATAAAAACATATAAAGATTATATGGTTGATAATGGCTATATGGAAAAAATATCGATGGCCTTTGTAAATGGGATATTACAAGCAATTGCCCTAAATTTATTTTGGCAGCCTGGTCATATTTATGCCAGTGGAATTACAGGTTTGGGACAAATTATTGTCACGTTAACTGAGAAAATGTCAGGTATCGGCCTACCTATGGGGGTTGTATTGTATTGTTTAAATATCCCCTTGTTTATTCTAGCTTGGTTTAAACTAAGTAAGAGGTTTACCATTTTTACAATGATTTCAGTCTTTATGACGTCCTTGTTTGTCCAACTAATTCCTGTAACTGTTTTATCTGAAGATCCTATTATTTGTGCGATTTTTGGTGGGGCAATTTGTGGGTTAGGTGTCGGACTGGCTCTTAGAAGCGGTTTGTCATCAGGAGGACTCGATATTGTGAGTATGACAATTCGTAAAATGACAGGACGTAATATTGGATCTTTAAATATCTTTTTTAATGCATGTATTATCATGACGTCAGGTTATTTATTTGGTTGGCCATATGCGTTTTATAGTGCTTTCTCTATTTTTGTAAATGGTAAAGTGGTAGATATGGTCTTTACTAAACAGAAAAAAATGCAAGTTATGATTATCACAACACATATGGAAGATGTGGTAGAACAACTTCATGGAAGAATTCGTCGTGGTATCACGATTTTAAATGATGCTGAGGGAGCTTTTAATCATAATGAGCAAAAGGTATTATTAACTGTTTTAACAAGGGATCAAATTCCTATTTTACAAGCAGTAATGGAAAAAGCTGATCCAAAAGCTTTTGTTAGTATTTCTGAAAATGTGACGATTATGGGGAATTTTTATGAGACCATTGATTAACAGACAAAAAAAGGAATCTTAAAGGATTCCTTTTTTTTGTATATAGATGTCCTTTTTTATTCTCGTGAGTTGTTTAAATGCATATTCTTTCTTCATAGCCTCACTCTTTGTTTGGAAACTTTCTGAATAAATCATCTCAAGAGGACGGCGTTTTTTGATACGAGTATATTTGGCACCAATGCCCTTATTATGCTCAGCTAAGCGCCTATCTAAATCAGTAGTGTACCCTGCATAAAGCGTATTATCAGCACATTTTAGAACGTAGAAGAAATGTTGTTTGTTATTATTTATTGCCATATAACATCGCCCTAATTTCTGGAAGATACTCGTTGTTCTCTCCGTAAACATACAAAGGAGGTAAAACACGTAAACCATCTAATTTACCATCTTTAATGCCTTCAATTAAAATGGTATTGGCTTCCTTGTTATGTTTAGGGTAAATAAACTGAATTTTCTTAGGAGCAATTCGGTGTCTTTTCATACTATCTAAAATATCCATTAATCTATCGGGTCTATGTACCATCGCTATTTTTCCATTCATTTTTAAAAGAACTGAAGCTTCCTTAAAAACATCATCTAATTTTAAATGAATCTCGTGTCTTGCAATAGCTAAATGTGGGTTAGGATTTTTTTTACTATCTGGAGCTTCTTTAAAGTAAGGTGGATTACAAGTGATAAAGTCAACAGAATCATTAGGAATCACCTCTCTGATTTGATTAATGTCATGGTGAATCATGCGAGTATTGTCTTCAAAGTGATTAAGTAAGATACTTCGATTTGCCATAGAAAAGAGTTTTTCTTGGATTTCTACTCCAATAATCTCTGCTTTAGTTTTTGGCCTCATAAAAAGGCTAACTGCCCCGTTTCCTGCACAAAAATCAACAATAGTTCCTTTTTTAGGGATGTGAGCAAACTGTGCTAATAAGACAGCATCTAGAGAAAAAGAAAACACATCTGAACTTTGAATAATTTGAATATCTTCTGACATTAACTGATCAATTCTCTCCCCAGGGTTTAATAAATGGGTCATGATAAAAAATCCTCTCTTAAAGTAAGTTGTTCATTTATTATATCAGAAAAGCTTGCATCTTTAGAGAGAATTAGGCATACTAATAGAGAATTTAAAGAAGAGGATGAGAGACATGTACCGATTACTATTGTATATTGTACGTAGTTTAAATTTTTTAATTAATACTAATTCCCGTTACGTGGGCAAAGAGAACTTACTAAAAGATGAGAACTATGTTTTAGTAGGTCCTCATAGAACTTGGTTTGAGCCAATGTATTTTGCTATGGGGGCTTGGCCAAAGCGATTTGCTTTTATGGCTAAAAAAGAATTATTTAAAAACCCAGTGTTAAGATATATTTTAGAAAAAGCTAATGTCTTTCCAGTTGACCGAGATAATCCGGGACCAAGTGCGATTAAAACACCTGTGAAAACATTAAAAAATACTGATTTAAGTGTCATGATGTTTCCAAGTGGGAGTCGTTACTCAGACGAGTTAAAAGGTGGAGCTGCACTTATTGCTAAGATGGCTAAAGTTCAAATTGTGCCAGCTGTGTATCAAGGTCCTTTATCATTTTGGGGGTTATGGACTAAACGTCGGGTGACAATTGCTTATGGTGAGCCGATTGATATTTCAGATATAAAAAAAATGGATAAAACAGGTGTTGAAGAGGTTGAAAGACGCATGCAAGAAGCCTTTAAAAAATTGGACAATCAAATCAATCCAGACTTTGTATATCAACGTGAAAAAAAATAATCAGGTGAAAACAAATGGTTAAGTGAAACCTGAAGATTAATCTTTTTGAAGTAGAGAAATCTGCTTCTTTTTTTATAGACAAAAATCCACTCTGATTTAAAAGAACAGGCTTTGGTTTAACTATCTGAGCCTAAATTTGATATAATAGAAAGAAGAGCATTTTTTAGGAGGGTTCTGATGAAATTTTTACACACAGCAGATTGGCACATTGGTAGAAAATTAAATGGTTTTTCTTTATTAGAGGAGCAACGAGATATTTTTTTTAAAATGCTAGATGTGGCGATTGAAGAAGAAGTGGATGCGATTGTTGTTGCTGGAGATTTATATGATCGTTCAGTTCCAAGTGTAGAAGCAGTTGAGTTATTAAATGAGATGATGATTGAGATGAATTTAGTCCATCATTTTCCTGTATTAGCTATCTCTGGTAATCATGATAGTCCGACAAGATTAGCTACTGCTACACCTTGGTTAAAAGAAAAAGATTTTTATTTATATACGACACTAAAACAAGCACTAACTCCTGTTGTTATTAAAGATACTCAATTTTTTTTACTACCATATGTTGAACCTGTTCAAGGACGTTTGTATTTTAATGATGAAAATTTAAAGACTATCCCCCAAGTGGTGGAACGAGTTGTTAGTGAGATGGAGCTGCAATTTGATGCAGAAAAACATCATGTACTCGTGGGACATTTTTTTGCAGCTGGTTCTAGTAAAACAGATTCTGAAACACCTTTAGAGGTGGGGGGATTATCAAGTGTACCACTTGGGCTATTTGATGCATTTGATTATGTTGCTCTGGGACACCTACATTATCAAGATGCCATTAAACATCATGATAAGGTGAAATATAGTGGCTCGTTATTAAAATATTCGCTATCTGAAAAACATCATACTAAAGGTTGTCGTTTAGTTGATATATCAGGCGAAAAGGTCAACAGTCACTTTATTCCTCTTGAACCTATGCGAGATGTGAAAGTATTATCTGGTGAGTTTGCCCAGTTGATGGATTATGAATTTTATAAACATTTAGATTTAAACCATTACTACCATATAGTATTAAAAGACAAATTAAGTATTAGTCAAGCTTTATCAGAACTTAGAAATATTTACCCTAATATGATCAGCTTAGAGCGAGAGAAGTACTTTAAAGAAGTTAGTAACTCACATGAGGCATGGGAAGAGGCAAAAAAGAAATTAAGTCCAAAAGATTTAGTTACTAATTATTATGAAGAAGTGACAGAAACAACACTAACATCTAAGCAGCTCTCTTTATTAGAAGAGATTATTATTGAGATAAATAAAGAAAAGTGAGGAACGACAGATGAAGCCATTAACGTTAACTTTAGAAAATTTTGGACCATATGCTTATGAGAAAATCGATTTCTCCAGTTTTTATGCTCACTCTCTTTTTCTAATCTCAGGGAAAACTGGGTCAGGGAAAACAACTTTATTTGATGGAATGAGTTATGCTTTATATGGTCAAACTTCTGGTGGTAATCGAGATGCCAAAGAAATGCGTTCTAATTTTGCTCGTTTAGGGGAAGATACAAAAGTCATATTCACATTTGAGCAAGGTGGTAAACTTTACAAAGTAGAACGTGAACCAGAACAGATGAAGAAAAATCAACGAGGGAAAGGTGAGGTTAAAAAAGCAGCGACTGCTATTTTAACTGTGTTTGATTCTAGTGGTAAAGAAGAAGCGCAATACAAGAAAGTATCAGAGGTTGGTCAAAAAATTTATGATTTGCTTCAACTATCTGCTAGTCAATTTTCTCAAATTGTGATGTTACCTCAAGGTGCTTTCCAACAGTTTTTACAATCAGACAGTGATAGCAAAGAGAAAATATTACGTCAAATTTTTAGAACAGGTTTCTATCAAGAATTAAGTACTCAAGTAAAAGAGAAAAAAAAGAAGCAGGAGACAGCCTTAAAAAAAGAGTATCATACATTGAATACTCTACTGACACAATTAATTTGGGAAGAAGGATTTCAAAGTGACGTGACACAAGAGATGCCTCTTGATGCACTACTTGCTAAGTATAGTGAGCAAAAATCAACCTGTTTAGCATATGAGCAGACAATGAATACACAGCTAGAAAATCAGATGAAGCAAGTAGAAGAGGTTGAAGAAAAACTTCGACTAGCGCTACAATTAGAAAAACAGTTCACTGAGTATGATCATATTAGAGATAGATACCAATTACTAGAGAAACAACGACCTCAAATCGACTTGTTGAAAAAAAAGATAGCCGACTTTAAATTAAGACAACCACTTATTGCTGTAGCAAAAGAAGAGCAAAAAATTCAAGTACTTCACCGTGATTTATTGGATGAACAAGAAGAGTTACAATCATCATACAAATTTAAAGAAAAGGCAGCCAAGGAAATTAATGCTACATTGGAAACACTGTATCAGCAAGCAAATGAGATGAGTAAGAAAAGAGAGGAAATCTCACAAATTGAGCTTATTTTACCTTTAGTAGATCAACAAATGATGTTGTCTGAAGAGATAACAAAAGTCAATGAGACAATAAAGGTGAATGAGTCATCACTAAATACAATATCCCATCAGAAAAAAGAACTGCTAGATAATATAGAAAAAAGTGAAACATTACTCAAAACTCAACCTGACATTTTAAAAGAAGCATATGCTGTAGAAGAGAAACTTCGTGTATTAAAAGAGTTACAAATGGATATCGTTACATATGAGGCACTCAAAGCTAAACAAGAAGAGCTAACTAATGGATTAAAAGAAAGTAAACTTCATATACAACAAGTATTAAAAGATATCTCACTACTTGAAGAGGAGCATACCTTAACTAAAGATAAATGGGCGAGAGGGCAAATCGCAAAATTAAGTTTGTCACTAATTGATGGTGAGATGTGTCCAGTTTGTGGTGCTAAAGATCACCCATCGCCAGCTCACTATGATGATTTATCTGAGCAAGAATTAGTTGATTTAGACAAGCGAATTGAGCAAATAGATTTAAAACGAGAAGAATTAAATTTAGAAATAGGGAAAGAACAAACAAAAACAAGTTTATTACAACATGAGTTTGAAAATGTAGTTATAAAAAAAGAAGAGTTAGAAAAATCTATTCAAACAATTATTTTACAACTCAGCAACCAAAATTTACTTACTCAAGCATTGTGGCAAGAGTATAGCCAAATAGAAATTGATAAATATAAACAAGTAAAAAAAGAACTTGATAAGCAACAATTAGACTTACAAAAACTATCAGAAAGTCTACCTCAAAAGCAATCAGAGGCATTAATACTTGAGGATCAGACAACTAAATTATCAACTAGCATTCAAACACTTAAAGAAAAAGAAGTAGGTTTTATGGCAGAGTTAAATCAAATAAAATCTCAGCTTGCTAGTAAGTGGAGTGAGATCGATGATAAACTGGCATATAAAAAACAATTAGAGCGTGATGTTAGTGATTATGACAAGCTGATTAGCACACATCAAGAGTACTCAATTCAGGTAGATAAAGATATTGTTAAATTAGAAGCAGATTTAGAAAATAAACAAAAGCGCTTATTAGAAGTATCTGAAGAGTTAAAAGAGTTAGCTCGGTCAAAAGAAGAGCAGTTAATCAAATTAGATAGTACACTAGATGAATTAGAACAGTGGATAAGACAAGAGTATGATGAGACAAAAGACACCTCACTTGTTCAAAAATTTGAAAAAGAAGCCTATGCCATTATACAAAACAAAGAAAAATTAGATATAGAATTAGAGAATAAAGAAAAACCAGATATTGAAGAAATACGACAAGCTACTTCTCAAGCTAAGCACAAATTAGATAAGTTAAAAGAGGAGAAACAGAAAAGACAATATCAAATGGAAAAAAATGATCAAATTATGAAGCAAGTTAACAAGATACAAAAAGGTATAGAAGAGGATATTGAGACTCTTGATGAATTAACGACTTTATCTAATGTTTTAAATGGAGATGGGGACAACAAGTTAAGTATAGAGCGATATGTATTACAACATTATCTTCAAAGTATCTTAAAAGTGGCTAATGAACAATTTAGTAGATTAACTAATGGTCGCTATCAGTTTGAATTAAAAAAGGAACAACAATCCTCTAAGAAAAAAACCGGGCTTGAAATCAATATTTTTGATGATAATGTTGGTCTTTTACGTGGCGTTAATACTTTATCAGGAGGGGAGAGTTTTATAGCTTCTCTGACATTAGCCTTAGCTTTAGCAGAAGTTATTCAAGCAGAATCTGGAGGAGTAAAAATAGATGCGATGTTTATTGATGAAGGTTTTGGTTCTCTAGATGAAGAATCTTTAGAGGTTGCTATTAGAGCTTTGGAATCAATGGAAGACACTGGTCGATTAATAGGTATTATTTCTCATGTTAGTGAGTTAAAAGAAAGAATTCCTCAACAATTAAAAATTACAGTTTCTACAGAAGGTAAGAGCCATGTAACACCACAAATGGAGTTTACCTAAGGAGTGATAAAATGAAGTGGTCAATACCTGAGAGAGTTATTGAAGAAGGTAGGAGTTTAGCTAAAGAATACAAGGTGTTATCTTTTACCAGAGATGATGAGAGACGAATTTGGTATGGTGAAGTAATGGATTCAGATATGTATTATGTTGAGTTAGATGGAACAGCTAAGGAAGATGATGTTTGTCAGTGTCTTTACTGGCAACAATATGGTTATTGTAAGCATACTGTAGCAGTCGAACTTTTTATGAGAGAAGAAGGGGTGTCACGTTTTATCCCTAAGACTGTCTCTACTGAAAATCAAGAGTTAAAGAGTAAGCAAGACGTTAAGACAGTTTCTCCGGCTATGGTTTTTACGAAGGGTTTTGAAAGGTTACAGGATGCTGAATTAAAGCGAATTATCAAAGAATCAGATAATTTAGACATTTTCCTTGGTTTAGATATTGTAAGAACATCAGAGTTTCACTTAGAGCAATCTGTGATTGGATTATATATTCGTCTTGGGCGTAAGAGTATGCCTGGGAAATCTTATATTATAAAGCAACTAGATGAATTTTTAGAAGCTTATATGGAAGAGCGAGATATTCGTTTAAATACTCAATTATGGCATATTTCCCCAATTGCTTTTAGTAAGCAACAGCAAAAACTTATTGAGAAAATGATTGCTATAAAAGAAGAACAAGATATTGTAGGCCAAACGCTGATAGCCACTAAGACTAATGTTAATAAACGATACTTAGTATTAAATAATGAACAGGTACGATTTTTTATTAAGGAGTCTAGTTATACAGATTTAAGGTTAGTAGGTGAGGGGTTAGATATTAGAGATATGACAATTCATCAAGGAAAGTTACCTTTATCAGTCGAATTAAGACCTGTTGGATTAAAAGATTATGATCTAAGAATAAATGATCCTTTTCCTGTTTATTTAGAACACTACCAATGGGCTATTGGAAAAGTTGGAATTTATGAGTTATCTAATGAACAAGCTCCTATTTATCAAGTGCTGAGACAGATGTTGAAACGCTTAAGTGAGCCGGTTATTCACTACACTGAACAAGAAGTTAGTTCTTTGTTTTCATATGTCTTACCACAACTTGCCATACTAAGTGATTTTGATTTACCAGAATCCCTTGATCATGAGGTGATTAGGGAGTCGTTGAAGGCCCATTTGTTTTTCGAAAGACATCATACTTTATTGAAAGTTAGAGCAGAATTTCATTACGGAAAATATATATTTTCAAATGACCCCACAACAGAATCAACTTACGGCGAAGAAGGAGCTGTGCTCCGTGATAAAGTCCAAGAGGAGCGTTTGATTTTATTATTGAGACATTTTGGTTATGGGACTTATGGTGTAGATTATAATAAGGTATTTCCTGATCATTACGAGCGGTATCGTTTTTTTACAACAGAAATCCCGACGTTTGAAACATATGCTACGGTCCATTTATCACCAGAGATTGAAAGGTTATACTTGAACCCAGAAACGCATCAACCAAGAGCTAATATTACAGAAAACGGATCATGGTTTGATATTGAATTTGATATTTCATCTGTTGACGAGTCTGAGGTCAATGATGTGTTACTTAGCCTGATAAAAAATGAGCCATATCACCAATTGAATGATGGACAAGTTTTGTTACTAGATGATGAAGCTTATAAAGAGACTAGTGATGTGTTAAGGCAGTTAAGAGAAGATATTCAGTTTAAACATCATCACATAGAAGTCCCAACCTACCGTGGTTTATTATTAAATGATACTTTGGCCAAGTTATCATCAGTTGAAACGTCTACAAGTTTTGAAAGTATGGTGGAGGAGTTGACTCAGCCAAACCATGACACAACTCATTTGCCAAAAGGTTTAAAAACAAGTTTGCGTGATTATCAAGTTGTAGGCTTTAACTGGTTTAAAACTTTAAGTAAATACCAATTCGGCGGTATTCTAGCTGATGATATGGGGTTAGGTAAAACAGTTCAAACCATTACTTATTTGTTATCAGAAAAAGTAGCAGGACATCTAAATCAACCGAGTTTAATTATTGCTCCAGCTAGTTTAATTTACAACTGGAAACTAGAGTTTAAACGCTTTGCACCTGATTTGTTAGTTGATGTTGTAGTGGGAGCAAAAAAAGAGAGGGTTGAACAAATTAGCAAGACCTCACGTGCTGATGTTGTTATTGTCTCTTATGCAACATTAAGGCAAGATGTATCATTATTTAAAAAGCAAAGTTATCATAGTATTATTT contains:
- a CDS encoding SMC family ATPase, with amino-acid sequence MKPLTLTLENFGPYAYEKIDFSSFYAHSLFLISGKTGSGKTTLFDGMSYALYGQTSGGNRDAKEMRSNFARLGEDTKVIFTFEQGGKLYKVEREPEQMKKNQRGKGEVKKAATAILTVFDSSGKEEAQYKKVSEVGQKIYDLLQLSASQFSQIVMLPQGAFQQFLQSDSDSKEKILRQIFRTGFYQELSTQVKEKKKKQETALKKEYHTLNTLLTQLIWEEGFQSDVTQEMPLDALLAKYSEQKSTCLAYEQTMNTQLENQMKQVEEVEEKLRLALQLEKQFTEYDHIRDRYQLLEKQRPQIDLLKKKIADFKLRQPLIAVAKEEQKIQVLHRDLLDEQEELQSSYKFKEKAAKEINATLETLYQQANEMSKKREEISQIELILPLVDQQMMLSEEITKVNETIKVNESSLNTISHQKKELLDNIEKSETLLKTQPDILKEAYAVEEKLRVLKELQMDIVTYEALKAKQEELTNGLKESKLHIQQVLKDISLLEEEHTLTKDKWARGQIAKLSLSLIDGEMCPVCGAKDHPSPAHYDDLSEQELVDLDKRIEQIDLKREELNLEIGKEQTKTSLLQHEFENVVIKKEELEKSIQTIILQLSNQNLLTQALWQEYSQIEIDKYKQVKKELDKQQLDLQKLSESLPQKQSEALILEDQTTKLSTSIQTLKEKEVGFMAELNQIKSQLASKWSEIDDKLAYKKQLERDVSDYDKLISTHQEYSIQVDKDIVKLEADLENKQKRLLEVSEELKELARSKEEQLIKLDSTLDELEQWIRQEYDETKDTSLVQKFEKEAYAIIQNKEKLDIELENKEKPDIEEIRQATSQAKHKLDKLKEEKQKRQYQMEKNDQIMKQVNKIQKGIEEDIETLDELTTLSNVLNGDGDNKLSIERYVLQHYLQSILKVANEQFSRLTNGRYQFELKKEQQSSKKKTGLEINIFDDNVGLLRGVNTLSGGESFIASLTLALALAEVIQAESGGVKIDAMFIDEGFGSLDEESLEVAIRALESMEDTGRLIGIISHVSELKERIPQQLKITVSTEGKSHVTPQMEFT
- a CDS encoding DEAD/DEAH box helicase: MKWSIPERVIEEGRSLAKEYKVLSFTRDDERRIWYGEVMDSDMYYVELDGTAKEDDVCQCLYWQQYGYCKHTVAVELFMREEGVSRFIPKTVSTENQELKSKQDVKTVSPAMVFTKGFERLQDAELKRIIKESDNLDIFLGLDIVRTSEFHLEQSVIGLYIRLGRKSMPGKSYIIKQLDEFLEAYMEERDIRLNTQLWHISPIAFSKQQQKLIEKMIAIKEEQDIVGQTLIATKTNVNKRYLVLNNEQVRFFIKESSYTDLRLVGEGLDIRDMTIHQGKLPLSVELRPVGLKDYDLRINDPFPVYLEHYQWAIGKVGIYELSNEQAPIYQVLRQMLKRLSEPVIHYTEQEVSSLFSYVLPQLAILSDFDLPESLDHEVIRESLKAHLFFERHHTLLKVRAEFHYGKYIFSNDPTTESTYGEEGAVLRDKVQEERLILLLRHFGYGTYGVDYNKVFPDHYERYRFFTTEIPTFETYATVHLSPEIERLYLNPETHQPRANITENGSWFDIEFDISSVDESEVNDVLLSLIKNEPYHQLNDGQVLLLDDEAYKETSDVLRQLREDIQFKHHHIEVPTYRGLLLNDTLAKLSSVETSTSFESMVEELTQPNHDTTHLPKGLKTSLRDYQVVGFNWFKTLSKYQFGGILADDMGLGKTVQTITYLLSEKVAGHLNQPSLIIAPASLIYNWKLEFKRFAPDLLVDVVVGAKKERVEQISKTSRADVVIVSYATLRQDVSLFKKQSYHSIILDEAQMIKNASTKTFQAIVSLTSNRKFALSGTPIENRLEELWAIFKFLMPGFFPSLRKFKQLETSVIATMIQPFVLRRVKKDVLDDLPDKIETDLYSQLTEEQKILYVAHLKQMQETLSSMSSGDFNKQRLSILAGLTRLRQICCDPTLFMEDYEGGSGKLDQALELIEQARSNGRRMLLFSQFTGMLSIIEKELDKRGISSFYLRGSTPVKERQYLVDRFNRGEKDVFLISLKAGGTGLNLTGADTVILYDLWWNPAVEEQATGRAHRIGQTKKVEVWRLMAEGTIEEKMNQLQLEKKKLFQQVLHSEDTKELSSMSMEDIQHILEFGEAQE